DNA sequence from the Nicotiana tomentosiformis chromosome 3, ASM39032v3, whole genome shotgun sequence genome:
ACTGGCGTTAACAACTCTTTGTTGAATGTAGTTGATGCGTGGGTCAAAGAAGGAAAGTCCAGAAAGAAGTATGTTTTCAACTTCTGAGTTTTGTTCAGTTTTATATCTTAATATATTGTCATTTGTAGCATAATTTTATATCAAATCACTGTATTTCTTTTGTGTATATCTGTTACCAGGAATAAAATTTACCCAAACTATGTTAGTGAACTTAATTCTGCTTATGATCTTGGTGTATATCATGTTGAagacaaaaaataattttatacttTGGTATATAATGGTCAGCCTTTGTATGACTTGGTATGTAAGAAGTTACTTTTacagttttatttttttaattttagccAGTGTACACGTGGTCAGGCCTCTTAAGTTAGAACAACTTATTAATTGCTATCTTTCTTAGCACAAGAGAAGTAGTGAGCATTCATTTTCCTTTGGTTTCTATGAATTTGGTTTGAAAAAGCATAGTTGCTTAAAGCTTATGAGCCTTCGGTGATtaattatttgttatattttgttTAAGCACATTGATGTTTTATTCTATTATTTGAGAAAGAAGGGGAAGTATGACAAAGACTTACATGTAACATTCACCACCACAGATTGGTACTTCGACGAGAAAATTAATGAGTTGTGGCAAGCGTTTATTGATACAGATGGAGATAGTGCAGTGTGCAATCCGAAATATGTCATTGTAGAGTATATTCAGGGGTATGTCTTGGATGTTAATGTTCCACGGCACACTGTCGAGCACGTCTTAGTGCCAATTAATGTCGTGAAACAATGGCATTGGATAATGGTTGTGATGTCCTTCAAGGATAGGTGCATTTATGTGTATGACTCTATGCGCTGTGGAGTTGCTCATCAAGCCAAAGTTCATAATACAATGCATAAATATTCTGTGTTGCTGTCTTATTTTTTCGTGCACACGTATttctatttaaacaaaaaaatatcAACTGGTGTACTGGTGTCTACAAATCTAAGGACTTGATTACCCCTGTTGATGTAAAACTGGTTGAAGGACTGCCTCAACAAGTCAAAGCGTATAAATTTCTTTCAACACAATCTGTTTTGTTTTTAGATTTTGCagtttgataattattgttatttttatttgtaGTGATTGTGGTATATTTACGGCATCATTTGTCGAGTATTTCATTGAGGGCAAGACGCCTCGTAAAAAATTCAATGCCCATGCACACCGGCACAAATTTGGTGCTCTCTTGTGGGATTATGCTAGAAAGAAGATGGAATTGAACGCGCAAAATAATGATGAGATTATTGATCGACAGAATAAGTCACGAAAATGGAAGAAGTAGTTACCTTTGTCATTGTTGTAGGATGAACTCAATAATTTTATTTTGTATTGTGTTCTGTTATGTTGTCAATATTGTAAGACGGATCAGATTTATTTGTGTTTGAATTTTATGAATACTTTTAAGATTTGTACGGAAGCCAGGGGGCTGATCTTTAAATAGGAAAACAAATGAGATGTCTGCTCTGTTATAAAAGTTTAATGAGTTTTAGTGCAATATTGAAGTATTGCAGTTAGTTTATTTTGGCGTTTTCTCCCTTGATTTTGTGTTGTGAATtcaagatatgaaaaatataCGGTAGTTTGTGATACATTGTCTCTGCCAAATACATGCATGATACATATATGATACACACATAATACATAGATGATACAGTCTTTTTGAATTGCTGCACAGTTAGTTTCTTCACAATGATTTATGCAGTTTGTTTGGTTTCGAAATATGTATTGATGAAGCCACACTCTCATTTTCAAATTTCTAAAACTCTTTGCACAATTTTCTAGCTGCTACTAATGTTTTCCATTAGTTAGCTTTGTTATTACACAAATATAGACATGAGTAAGAGCTGATACACAGAGACACATAGGTGATACACAAGAGATACATAGATGATACAACTTCTTTTTTAATCAAACAGATGTATAATTTACCGACACACAAAGATACATAGGTGATACACAAgagatacaaatatgatacatagctgatacaacttttttttttaatcaaagagatgtataatttaaaaaatacactTGCAACATGATTTTATATGATAGatcaaatatttatttatatctaAAATTCAAATAACATTCTGCATTGAGACATTTCTTGATATATTGGATTCTTCTAAATCTTTATGATATTCAGTAAAGTAATATAACAAGTAATTCTAAGTTTAACATATTGCATCCTCTCTTTGGATTATTTCTACAAGTGTTTTTGTTGTGACCTTGTTCTCCGCACTGTCTACATGAAATCGACCTTTTTCGTTTCCTTTCAGATATTGGCTTGCACCTCCCCTTCCTTGGCCTTCCTATTGATTTAGTCACGTCTGGTGGCAAGACTTTTTCATCTAGAACTTCTGCAAGAGTTTTCCATGTGCTTTCATCAGGAACCGgataaattagaatttcataGGTCTTCAATATGTACTTCCTAATGTAGTACACCAAGCAATACTCAATGTGATCAatgtatttatattttaatacTACCCAAGCATGTGCACATGGAAGCTCATCCAACTGAAACCTTCTACAGCTGCAAGTTCGATCTTTTAGGAACATCATTCTCTGCTTACCCTTGTCAAGTACTGAATATAAGTAATTCGTCGAAGGGGTCACCTACAAAATTTATCAACTATCATTAGTGGTGACAAAGCAGATGCCCTAAAAACACATATAGTAGAGAGCCTACAAGATTCATAATATCTTAATATCATGTCAAACCAACCAATATTTCAGCAGTGGGGTAGGCATAGATGCTACATTAAATTGAAAGCCTTATATACATGCTGGTAATCGCctaaaagttgaataatttgcTTACATAATGACTAATTTCTCGCATGCCCCAGAAAAAACAGAGAATAAAGGTAGACCAACCAGCTTTGAAAAGAAACAGAAAATCTGAAGCCTCGGGTAATAGATATAAGACCCTCAATTACTTGAACACTATAATATTTCTTTTGTGCAAACAATGAATATTAGAAAACGCTAGCTTTAATCAATTTAGTCGTCCTGTGCCGTGCAGGTGGACACTAGTTTGACAGAATCACATAAAGGGTTCAAGATATAATATATCCGTAAATTCGACAtgattatatattatatacacaAGTATCTACATATTCTAGTCATACCTTCATCCGATGTGACAATTCGAGATTGTCCATCAGCATTGTATCACATTTTTCCCCAAGATCAGTAAATGACTCTATTGTATTCTTTTGGTTTGTAACGTTTCATCGTCCGATCAATTGCCTTATGTACTCCAGCAAAGGCAGTACTGGGGGTTCCCTAGCAGCCTTGAGCGTTGCATTAATCGACTCCGCAATGTTTGAAGTCATTGTCAATGTTCTGTTGACAGTGGAATGTGCTCTGGACCATCTTTCATACCCAACGTTGATTAAGTAATCTTTGAACCTCTTATCAATTCTCTCTACCTCTGCCATGTGGTAATCAAACTTCACAACTGTGTATGCTTTGGCCATAGCAAAGAATATGTCTTTGAGCTGCAAATGGTTCTTCTTGTAATTGTTTTTTACATTATTCCATAGATGCCATATACAGACACAGTGAGGTACATGTGGATACAATGTTGCCTCTGCATTTTCAATGCCTTCATACTTGTCCGAGACTATGCACATTCCCTCACTTTTCCCAAATGCATCCTTGAACCTCGCAAAAAACAATTCCCAGAAAGTATTATTCTCTGAATCTACTATGGCATATGCGAGTGGTAGGATACTAACTAATAAATAAAATCATATAAATATATTTGAGTATATACAtgaattatataaatatatatttacattATTATTCTTATTTTACCTGCTGGATCTTGTGTGGATGTTATCAATAATGTTCCTTTGTATATCGATTTAAGAAAGGTTTCATCTACAACAACAACCGATTTGCAATACTGCCATCCTTTTATAGATGGATATAGTGTAACGAAAGCATACATGAACAAGTCTTCCTCTATTTTTTTCAAACTTACCACCGACATAGGATTTGTAAGAACCAGTATATAAAAGTAGCTTGGTAGCTTTTCATATGATTATCTCGGGTTCCCTCTCAGTAGTTGAACTGCATATTCCTTCGATCTCCATGCTTGCATATATGTGATTTGAAGACCATACTGCTTGTTCATATCTCCAATTATGTCATTAGGAGTGTATATTATTTTTGGGTCTTTATACTTGTCTATCAGAAGACTGTCGATGAGTTTTGCAGTAGCTTGACATTGTACGTAAGATCTGTCTTTCAGCGGGCATGAGTACAGTTTGCTAAAATTTATGACCTTGAAAAGTTTTGCTTTTTTCAGGCTCGAAGTCTTAAAACACCAATCGCAGTTGTTGTTGATGCACACTAGGCAGTACCTACGACAAAGATATAAATTTTTCCATCAATAAACAGAGCGACATAAAATACAATGATATAGTGATACATACTGCCATCAACAATACTAGATAAAAAAATACAACGACCACAACTTAGAAATGTACAGCCACAGACTTACAAGCAGCAACTTACTTTCTGCATAATTATGCTTCTAACATCAACTACGATATACATTGAGATACATAATTATACAATAAGTATTTTGATACCTGCTTTTACTTGATCTATGCACATTAAACTagaatttttcctttactgccAAGTGCTTCATGACTTTGACTATCATAGCCTTGTCTTTATAAATTTGACCCTCTTCTACATCTATGTGTTGATGTGTTGAGAGTCAGTTATTATTGTATTTTCATCAGATTTTGTATCCTGCCAGTCTTCTCCATCCCCAAACTCAATCATATTAATTGTATCGCCATTGTATCTCTCCTGTATAACTGAGCTTTATGCACACTTTGATGAAATCACAACAGATTTTGAATTGTAGCAGATCATATCCATATCATTTTCACTCGATGTTATACAAAGGGGATACATTGTAAATTTCGAACTTTTTTCAGCTCAAGATATACACATACACCCATATTATTGTGTATCATTATTGATGGAGAACCATTTTGGACAGTGTATTTGATTTCAATAACATTCAATGAAATATCTATCATAAGTTGTTTCGAAATCATGTCTACAAAATCTTCAAAACTTATATTTGGAGTAACTATTAAAGCATCGGCATTGTAATCTATAAAACTATTGTCAACATTTTATAGGCCATCATACtgaataaaaattagtaaatttgCCATTGAAGTAGCTGAAATTAGGTCAAAACTCACTAATTCCTTGATTGATTTTGATTGTAGTTCGTAGTTCCTTCATAAAAGTTGTATCTTCAGAGAAATCGCGAAAGAAAATTGTTGCTTCTACAGTGAAATTGATCGATTTTGAGTGAAATTTGGAGCTCCTTTTGAGAATTCTTTGGGTGAGAAGGGCGTGATTTACAGAATGTAGGTCTCTGTAAAATTGATACGCTTGAAAAACAGGGAAGGAAGGAATATCTTTAGCGTGATTCTCGGATGGAAGAATCCTTGTGTGTATCTCTATTTTTCGGCTTGGTAAGTGTCTAATTTTGGGTTAGAGGTTGGTAAGTTTGAGTTTAAATTggctgtttatgtacttttttcATATATTTTTGGGACTTTTCCGTATATATACAAGATTTTAAATTTAATTACTTGGTTTTGTCTAAGTTTTTATATTTATAGGAAGTAACTAAAGtctttacaaaatatatacaaatccggttaaaatctacaatttatctacaactaAAATACATATTTTTTGTACAGAATTCggtcaaaaattataatttacatataatttatatacaacttaTATACAATTATGTAAGTTTTAgatattttgtatattatttctACActcgacatacaaaatatatacagtTTGTTTATgtcttctttttcgagtttcCATCTGAAATTTCAACCAAAACCACCTTGAATCTTCACCAAATtgtctcaaaattgagatataaactccaaaggatATTCTCAATCATTTgaaacaacacccaatccaaataaaaaataattttgcaaaTTTCGattttcgaattcaaagtttCTAAACTTTCTAATGGATTAATATAGTTTGCAATTCAATCTACTCACTTCTATGTAATactattttatttattgatttcAAATCTAAAAGAATCAACAATCTTCCCTCATTCAAAAGTGATAATTCGTTCATTATTTAAtataggaaaaaaaaaagaaaaaacataatAGAATTGCTTGATGCCAAATCTCTTTATTCTCGTATGACTGAAGTTGAGGAGAAAGAGGCCAAACATTCTTCtgttaatttataattttaattttaggGTGGAAGAGGGAGAGAAGGTATGGAAGATTAGAGTCTAAACATTATTTTGTATAAAATTGATAATTTGTATATGAatttgtaattaagttaaaagaTCAATAGTGAgagtaaataagtttcaaaattAGTATGCATAAATAAAAATCTCTATATTTTTTCATTGATTGGAAAGTAATTTTCTACTTTTTCAATTCTCTTTTGTCTCTTCATGCTTATTTTCTCTCTATTTCACGTACTCAAAGTTGGGATTTTCTACATACTTTTCGAATACGTACTTATAAATACAAAGAGACGAATTCATTTCAACATGTTGTAGTTGTCAATCATTTGGTGGCAGCATATATCAATAGCTTTGAAGCAGATTTTTAAAAGATTTACATACAAATAAACATACTTACTCGTATTATTTTGAAGAATGATTTCTTCTTGGACTCtgtattttctttaaattttaaaTTCACCATATCCAGGTAGGAGTCCGTCTCATAAATATATAGACAGtatatatacttatatatatactagtccaaccatacaaaaattactaaattccgatgtcaaatgcaccttcaaatcttaaaatttcgtttttggaaagttttacaaaaatttcaatttcttccatctaaatccgaaataaatgatgaatatagacatgtatttatgaaatataatcacttttggttatagaatacttacccaattcaaagtcgtgaaaaattcctttcgaatcgccaaaatccgagactcaaaactcaaaaatgagtaaaaatggccaaAATCCGATTTTATACATtatgcccagcattttcgcacctacggactatattttcgcacctgcggcttcgcatttgcgagacaaagctcgcatttgcggaacatGGCAGCTTTGTCCAGTGGCCGCATCTATGCCCAGAAATGTCACACATACGGactatattttcgcacctgcggcctcgcatttgcgagacaaggctcgcatttgcggaacaggGCAGCTTGTCCAGTGGCCGCATCTACCCCCAGAAatgccgcacctgcgacatcgcagaagcggctcgcCCATCGCGGAAGCGGTTGCGCACCTGCGCTCATTTATCTACAGAAGCGGAGCTCGGCAGGGCTGTCCAATGTCACAGAAGCGACTACGCACCTGCGTACAGAATGTCACAGGTGCGACGCACCAGATTCATCAATGGGCAGCAGGTTCCAATTGCTCTgtggctcgtccgaaactcatccgagccacttgggatctcgtccgaatattccaacaagtccagaaatataatacgaacttactcggggtttcaaatcacatcaaacaacatcaaaattacaattcacaccccgattcgaacttttgagtttcaaactttttaatttgcaaaactcgtaccaaaacatattaaacgaacctggaatgacttcaaatttggtacaccagtcataaatgacataacgaagctattccaattcccggaatctCAATCCAagtccgatatcaaaaagtcaaatccgtgtcaaactttgaaaatctttagcctttaaatttcaagtttccgttaaatggcgataatttgagctagggatctccgaattcaatttcgggcatacgccccaagtcccaaatcacgatacagacctaccgggactatcaaaatactgatccgggtctgtttgctcaaaaggttgaccgaagtcaactcagttgagtttcgaaactctatttcacattttaatccatttttcacataaaaacttttcaaaaaaattatacagactgcgcacgtaagtcgaggaatgatgaatagtattttttgaggtcttagacacagtaatgaatgtttaaattaaagatgacattttgggtcatcacagccaAACAAGCTATAAGTATTTATATTACATCAGAATTTGTTTGATGGTTATTTCatcaaaatattataaaacttaATTATTGAATATAAATATTTATCTAATTTTTTATCCTCTAGTGCGCATCTACATTCCCAAATAAATATTTCTTGAAATTCTAATCTATTAAATAATGAATTTTTCGTAAAACTCTAGTCACTGAATTAGGTCGGTCTTGAGGAAGTTGTTCTCTAAAAACAATTCTAAATCTTTATCCAATCATATTATAAATAGTTATCATTTTTCTTAATATGTTAAAAGCTTGAAAaactaattaataatttaaagtatTGAAAAGGAGATCTAATGCATTCCTAATGAAGCTTAAAAATTAATGGTAACTTTTTGATAATTGATTTATCATCAAGATTCTAAAACAAATTATGTAGAAAAATGAAGCTAAGCTAATTTTTATAATAAAAgagattaaaagtttaaaaacttgctcgacataaaaaaaaaatacatggtATATATTAGAGAATTACATATATAAAGATTGATTTTTCTAATTTAGAGGAAGGTTCAGTaaacaatatgtattatgactataGATTATAAGTATAATCAATTTTTCATTTCCACGAAGATTTATAAAAAAATCTGATTTAATTTGTCAAGATTCTAGAATAAATATTTTATGTAGGAAATAAATTAAAGCTACTTTTTATAACATAAGAAATTAAACGTTTTAAAACATGTTCTGATTATTTTTCTCTGGTTTAATATTTGACATattacggagtttaagaaaaaaataaaaacttttagaACTTTGTCGGAATACCTCAAAACCCATCTAGACTTGGCACGGATTATTAGTTACACCCCTAAACTATTTGTGGCCTTAACTAACGCCCTCCTGAACGCTGACGTGGCAAAGAGTGTGGATACACTATCTTTTAAGCATGTGGGAGTGAAGAAAAATTGAATAATCAGCTTTCAAGTGGGTTATTTTTTAACTGTTAATTATCACATAGTCATAAGAATGAATTATTTGTTACAATAATGTATTTTTTCTTGCTTCATTTTAATATACAATGTGTACTTTACCCTaacttttattctttttaattttttctacatatataatgtctatttatttcaactgtgtattttttctttttcgggcaaaatttacaaaatttttGGCTGGAACTCCATCATTTTAGCCAAATAAACTTCTAGCTAAAATATAGAGTACCAATTGTGCATTTCTTATTGTTTTTCTTTAGATATAATGGTTATTTATTTGaattgtatatttttattttttagtcaaATTAATAAAAAAGTTTGGCTACAATTCCATTATTTTTTGCCACATAAAGAAGGTATAGTCAAAATAATAATCTTGTAAttgtgtattttttttatttcttttttatatgtaatgactattttattttaaatgtATTTTTATTCTGGCAAAATTTGTGAAAACTATACTTCGAGATCCTTAATTTTTAGCTAAATAattttttagccaaaataataaagttttaattatgtatttttatatcttttttagAATTCATAACTATTTATTTTAACTGTGTATTTTTTTTATGTCAAAtctaaaaaaaactaaaactcaTCATttttataacaacaacaacaacaacaaacccagtggatTCTCACGAATGGGATAACTCATCCTTTTTagctaaataaaaaaaatagcttAAATAAAGAAGTTCTAGCCTAgttttattataaattttattagattaaaataatttaaaaaaagtaATACActtaaaaaagtaaaaaacatATTTAATTATTCAAAAATGACATGGACAGGAAAAATTTACGTGGCAGGAGAGTGCATTCCACTAGAGTCGTCAATATGGGACTTGGTCCGCTGGACCGGCCTAACCCAACCCAACCCATGATTTAATAGGGTTGGACTAAGATTTATGGAGCCCATTTAAAAATGAGGCTTTTAATCCCGATCCAAGTAAGCCCGTGTCCCATGAGGCAGGGCTGAGGCTGACCCGTGGGCTTAAtaaatatatttaattaaaaatattaaaaaaaatatagagAACTAAAAATAACAAGAAGAATAGTCAAATCTCAAACTAGTAATATTTTTAtgtaaatttaaatattttttgttcttaaaattttagttatttattaatgtttaactaattaatattgcACATAATTATAGGTTTAGATGAAAATAAAGatgttaaaatatttttatttcacaagAGGATTAAAATGTACTTGATGAAAATAATTTGTTGGTATTGGATATTGCCATGAACACcttaaaatatttttgagtagttTGTTTTGtgtattgacttttaataaatgaaatattctcatttttttgtgttttatagtaATCTACTAGAGCAATATCAAAAGTTATTAagttttttgtaacgacccgacttgtcgttttaagaattaacgcttcgttcagcgacttaaggtcccgagcagtTATGTAATGTGCATTATGATTTACGAGTATGATCGAATTTGGTTTTTGGAAGGTTCGgaattaaattggaagaacaatcctaatttttgaagcttaaatgaaaagagttgatcggagtttgacttttgagcaaacgactccggaataggattttgataatgtcaatagttttgtatggtgatttcagacttagtcgtatgtccggatttggatttggaagtccgtaggacaatttgatgcattttggcgaaagttgaaaaatggaaattttttgaaaagtttgaccgggagttgactttattgatatcggggtcgaaatacgaTTTCGAAAATTAAAACAACtatattatgtcatttaggacccgtgtgtaaaatttggggtcattccggattgatttgattgttttcggcatcgaatgtagaatttaaAATTCGTTAttttttattaagcttgaattggggtgcgattcgtgtttcaGTATTGTTTAAtataatttgaggcatcgactaattttgtgtcatgttatgggacttattaatatacttggttggggtcccatggggctcggatgagttttggaagagtttggtgttttgagcataatcatgtaatgatccaaaggttcatttttagttctagagatcgaaaatCTATTTCGAGACTTCAGGGAGTTTGCTAATGAACTATAGGAATGATATGGAatatttggtctaatttcatcaagtcgtgattgggtttttagcgcgaaatatgagttaattgtttaacaaacaaaattggtatcgcattgagcaaataagctccgaattgagttttgattgaacgaataggttcgtattattatttgtgactcataggaacaagaatcgtcgaattctgaATTCGCAtaatggagttagagccttttgaGTGAAACATAAACTGCTGGTGTAAACAATtctggtgtgcacctttagcgaccagatttggcacttttagcgaccagaatagtgtttttattgggcaggaacttaaggaccaaaaatggtcatttccttcatttcgtttttggATTTTTAGAGCACGATTCTTGGATgattttgagaatttcttcaagacttcaacttgggtaagtgtcctatggaagaaattgagatttttgaaaaatctttcaaaaacggaaaattttgatttggaggccgagttgttatcggaatttgataaaattggtatagttgaactcgtatcgaaatgggtgttcggatttcgtaaaaattctgccgggttccgagatgcggccccgcgttgactttttaatgtaaaattttaagttgacgttttattgtccggaattatttttgatgaattttaatgaagttatacaattaatttgattagatttgagctgtctggaggtcaattcaaggaAGAAGGCGAATTTGAATTATTGGCCTAActtaaaaaaggtaagtatcttgcctaaccttgagtgggggaattaccccttaggcattgagttttatgtggaagttgtgtgattgaaagccatgtacgcgaggtgatgagtacgtactcaggcttatatgtacaaattttattggtttaaagtcttaggtatttttatgaattaaattggataattgttggcatttagtaAATCATTGAACTTATCATGccccattccttgtttgtcgagtttgtattttatataataatttggtgtgattgtcacttgaatttttatgtgaattccatgtgtttgttgatttgatattttcttggaatttaattccttatggattttccatctccaaataattaattaaataagtttaaattggggtgttaatataattatctaaaatttgaatttaagaaggcgttgttccttgatgaattactttccagttcatgttgttgaaattggtattgagttataaaggtcgtaaaTCATATTGAGACAAAGTGTTAAACTGTAAAATATTATTCTGTTGAATTGTTCACTCCcagatatttttgttaagattttatgcacattatggtcgagccatggatCCCTTATTGTGAAaattaatgtattgttgattttttgtggcaagttataatatttgagcacttgatgtgcaatatgtgatatgttgtaatatttgagcacttgaggtgcaatttatgagatattgtgatattggcacgtgatattgttgggagaTTTGTTCGgatatttgcacgaggtttctgccgtgctattgttaatTACTATTGATacatgcacatgcggcgtgataaggggacaatatatatgtgggtttgcgcatgtggcgagataaggtgggaatattatcATGCGCGTGCGACGAGATAAGACatgcatttattttattattgcgcacgtgacGAGACAATGTGGGCTATATCGaaaattgatttgtgatgacttgtgatggcctgggggtattgttattgaaatttatttatgatttgggagtacgaggcggtacctcgggagtgcccttttgttgatatttctctatggctgcacttgcctttggttattttattttcccGTAATATGTAAATTTATGTGTTatctgtgatgtattatttgacttaatattaagtgttttgtatttcttgtagTATTATGCTGGCTttatgtcacggcccaaaatcccaccacaggtatcgtgatggcacctagtctctaagactaggtaagctgatttcaattaccttttgaagccatttctttttttgaattaaataaataatcaaaactgacagcggaataaatat
Encoded proteins:
- the LOC138907993 gene encoding uncharacterized protein; this translates as MSVVSLKKIEEDLFMYAFVTLYPSIKGWQYCKSVVVVDETFLKSIYKGTLLITSTQDPAVSILPLAYAIVDSENNTFWELFFARFKDAFGKSEGMCIVSDKYEGIENAEATLYPHVPHCVCIWHLWNNVKNNYKKNHLQLKDIFFAMAKAYTVVKFDYHMAEVERIDKRFKDYLINVGYERWSRAHSTVNRTLTMTSNIAESINATLKAAREPPVLPLLEYIRQLIGR